One genomic window of Streptomyces spiramyceticus includes the following:
- a CDS encoding sugar ABC transporter substrate-binding protein translates to MRTHRKARKAAALLAVCALALAGCSGSGGKDSEEDTGDDGAGGGKGVSTKRLKIAMVTHSGEGDTFWDIVQSGAKQAASKDNVEFLYAANKEGKEQAQLIDSYVAKKVDGIVVTLAKPEAVRAAVEKAVAAGIPVVTINSGGEHSEAAGALSHIGQEESVAGEAVGEELNKRGKKKALCVIHEQGNVSLEARCAGVKKTFSGSVENLNIEGTNMPASTSSIEAKLESGKDIDTVVTLGAPFAAATVKAKQGAGSSAEVNTFDLNAEVVKQLKAKEIGFAVDQQPYLQGYLAIDELWLYATNGNVLGGGKPVLTGPALVTDKDVPALEKYTARGTR, encoded by the coding sequence GGAAGAGGACACCGGCGACGACGGCGCCGGTGGCGGCAAGGGCGTCAGCACCAAGCGCCTGAAGATCGCCATGGTGACCCACTCCGGCGAGGGCGACACCTTCTGGGACATCGTCCAGAGCGGCGCCAAACAGGCCGCGTCCAAGGACAACGTCGAGTTCCTGTACGCCGCCAACAAGGAAGGCAAGGAACAGGCGCAGCTCATCGACTCCTACGTCGCCAAGAAGGTCGACGGGATCGTGGTGACCCTCGCCAAGCCCGAAGCGGTCAGAGCCGCAGTCGAGAAGGCCGTCGCGGCGGGCATACCCGTCGTCACGATCAACTCGGGCGGCGAGCACTCCGAGGCGGCGGGCGCGCTCAGCCACATCGGCCAGGAAGAGTCCGTCGCCGGCGAGGCCGTCGGCGAGGAACTCAACAAGCGAGGCAAGAAGAAGGCGCTCTGCGTCATCCACGAGCAGGGCAATGTCTCGCTCGAAGCGCGCTGCGCGGGTGTGAAGAAGACCTTCAGCGGGTCGGTCGAGAACCTCAATATCGAAGGCACCAACATGCCCGCTTCGACCTCGTCCATCGAGGCGAAGCTGGAGAGCGGCAAGGACATCGACACCGTAGTCACCCTCGGCGCCCCCTTCGCGGCCGCCACCGTCAAGGCCAAGCAGGGGGCGGGCAGTTCGGCGGAGGTCAACACCTTCGACCTCAACGCCGAAGTGGTCAAGCAGCTCAAGGCCAAGGAGATCGGCTTCGCCGTCGACCAGCAGCCGTACCTCCAGGGCTACCTCGCCATCGACGAGCTGTGGCTCTACGCGACCAACGGGAACGTCCTCGGCGGCGGAAAGCCCGTCCTGACCGGACCGGCGCTGGTCACGGACAAGGACGTACCGGCGCTGGAGAAGTACACGGCCCGCGGTACCCGATGA